A region of the Vibrio tubiashii genome:
GCTCTGATAACCAAAAACATCCTCTAAGATGCTTTGCGGCGTCGGCAAATCGGCTGAAGGTGACTGGGCTAAAAGTGTCGAGGTCATGAACTATCTCAATAGAGTTGCAGGATGAGTGCGCGTCGAACGCAAGAGGCACATTGTAGTGGGGTTTAAAGGTGAATAAAACCGCAAATTGTTAGGTGAATCGGATTATGCTCCTTATACTGCTTGTTTCAATTTGTAAAAATTATGATCGAGTAAAGATAAATGACTCCAGAAGAACAACAGCGAGCGAAACAGGGTGTCTTTCTTGCCATTGGGGCATACACCATGTGGGGCATCGCACCTATCTACTTCAAGGCTTTGGCCGAAGTCTCCCCATTAGAGATTTTAAGTCACCGCGTTGTATGGTCTTTCTTCTTACTCGCTGCCCTGCTTCACTTTGGTCGTCGTTGGCGAAATGTACGCGACGTGATCAAGTCGAAACAAAAGCTGCTTTATTTAGTGACTACGGCGGTTTTAGTTGGTGCTAACTGGCTGATATTCATCTGGGCGGTGAATTCCGATCATATGCTCGATGCCAGTCTGGGTTACTACATCAACCCATTGATTAACGTACTGTTGGGGATGCTCTTTTTGGGAGAAAGGTTACGTAAACTACAGTGGTTTGCCGTCGCACTCGCCGCTTGTGGAGTGTTGGTCCAACTATTTGTGTTTGGCTCAATCCCGATTGTTGCGATCACTTTGGCGCTGACTTTTGGTTTCTACGGCCTATTGCGTAAAAAAGTCAGCCTTGAAGCGCAAACTGGCCTGTTTATAGAAACTTTGGTGCTACTGCCAGCCGCGGCTATCTACTTGCTGTGGATTGCTGACAGCCCAACGTCACACTTGACCGAGAACTCGCTCGACCTGAACTTACTACTCATTTCAGCAGGTATCGTGACTACCTTGCCGCTCCTTTGTTTTACTGGTGCAGCCACTCGCTTAAAGCTATCAACCTTAGGCTTCTTCCAATACATAGGCCCTAGCTTGATGTTTTTGCTTGCCGTACTTGTATATGGCGAAGCTTTCACTCTCGACAAAGCGATTACCTTCGCCTTTATTTGGGGCGCCTTAGTTATCTTCAGTTTTGACGGTCTAAGAAATAACAGGCAGTCGAAGAAAGCGACAAAAGCGCACTGATCGTTTTTTACAAGACAAATCGCTTACCCACATATAAGCTTGATGAAATACTCATCA
Encoded here:
- the rarD gene encoding EamA family transporter RarD, which translates into the protein MTPEEQQRAKQGVFLAIGAYTMWGIAPIYFKALAEVSPLEILSHRVVWSFFLLAALLHFGRRWRNVRDVIKSKQKLLYLVTTAVLVGANWLIFIWAVNSDHMLDASLGYYINPLINVLLGMLFLGERLRKLQWFAVALAACGVLVQLFVFGSIPIVAITLALTFGFYGLLRKKVSLEAQTGLFIETLVLLPAAAIYLLWIADSPTSHLTENSLDLNLLLISAGIVTTLPLLCFTGAATRLKLSTLGFFQYIGPSLMFLLAVLVYGEAFTLDKAITFAFIWGALVIFSFDGLRNNRQSKKATKAH